One genomic window of Haloarchaeobius salinus includes the following:
- a CDS encoding helix-turn-helix transcriptional regulator, whose amino-acid sequence MEIGTNPHGIGDRSIADVAYLARSAHRIPTLIVLTDRPRSRSELCELANVSSSTMRRTLGEFEDRLWVRKDGYRYVATRLGEAVADGVAELLERLETERKLRDVWHWLPDVVAGLPVESWAELTVTVATPDFPYRPVNRFESLLRGTETLRCIRPEVALMEPCFDVLCRRVDDGLDTTIVDRLNCHTYFCSTYPERCTELLERENFTVLEHDGLPPYGTALLDDRIAISCYERESGTVQALVDTANPTVRKWAREVYERHSSEARPFEPAPLAG is encoded by the coding sequence ATGGAGATAGGTACCAACCCACATGGCATTGGCGATAGGTCGATCGCGGACGTCGCCTACCTCGCACGGTCGGCGCACCGCATCCCCACACTCATCGTGCTGACCGACCGACCGCGCAGCCGCTCCGAGCTCTGCGAGCTGGCGAACGTGTCCTCGTCCACCATGCGACGGACGCTGGGCGAGTTCGAGGACCGGCTCTGGGTCCGCAAGGACGGCTACCGGTACGTGGCGACGCGGCTGGGCGAGGCCGTCGCCGACGGCGTCGCGGAACTGCTCGAACGGCTAGAGACGGAACGGAAGCTGCGGGACGTCTGGCACTGGCTCCCCGACGTTGTCGCCGGGCTCCCGGTCGAGAGCTGGGCCGAGCTGACCGTGACGGTCGCGACCCCCGACTTCCCGTACCGACCGGTGAACCGGTTCGAGTCGCTCCTCCGGGGGACGGAGACGCTGCGCTGTATCCGCCCCGAGGTCGCCCTGATGGAGCCCTGTTTCGACGTGCTCTGCCGACGGGTCGACGACGGGCTGGACACGACCATCGTCGACCGACTGAACTGCCACACGTACTTCTGCTCGACGTATCCCGAGCGCTGTACCGAGCTGTTGGAGCGGGAGAACTTCACCGTCCTCGAACACGACGGCCTCCCACCGTACGGAACCGCGCTGCTCGACGACCGCATCGCCATCAGCTGTTACGAACGGGAGAGCGGGACGGTCCAGGCGCTCGTCGACACCGCGAACCCGACCGTCCGGAAATGGGCACGGGAGGTCTACGAGCGCCACAGCAGCGAGGCCAGACCGTTCGAACCCGCACCGCTCGCCGGCTGA